From the genome of Lutzomyia longipalpis isolate SR_M1_2022 chromosome 2, ASM2433408v1, one region includes:
- the LOC129791081 gene encoding protein singed — protein MNGQSIELNGSSNGDLLAQNQMKGWWTIGLINGLHKYMTAETFGYKLNSNGVSLKKKQLWTLEPSNTGESIIYLRSHLGKYLSVDSFGNVLCESEERDAGSRFQISIAEDGSGRWALRNESRGYFLGGTPDKLVCTAKTVSKGEFWSVHLAARPQVNLRSVGRKRFAHLSETQDEIHVDANIPWGEDTLFTLEFRADEGGRYALHTCNNKYLNSNGKLESQCTEDCLFSAEYHSGHLALRDRHGLYLSPIGSKAVLKSRSQTVTRDELFSLEDSLPQASFIAALNSKYVSVKQGVDVTANQDEIGENETFQLEFDWSAHRWALRTTQDRYWCLSNGGGIQATGNRRCADALFELVWHGDGSVSFRSNNGRFLATKRSGHLFATSETIEDIAKFYFYLINRPILVLKCEQGFVGYRAQNSNKLECNKATYETILVERAEKGIVHFKGHNGKYWRIDGDGITVDADTPKDGFYLELREPTRICIRSTDGRYLGATKNGTFRIVEGGSDSATQWEY, from the exons ATGAATGGGCAGAGCATTGAGTTGAATGGATCGTCAAATGGGGATCTACTGGCGCAGAATCAAATGAAGGGCTGGTGGACAATTGGGCTGATAAATGGACTGCACAAGTACATGACAGCAGAAACATTTGGATACAAACTCAATTCCAATGGTGTGAGCTTAAAGAAGAAGCAACTCTGGACGTTGGAGCCATCAAATACTGGTGAAA GCATCATCTACTTGAGATCTCACCTGGGCAAGTACTTGTCCGTTGACTCCTTCGGGAATGTACTGTGCGAATCAGAGGAGCGCGACGCTGGTAGTCGCTTCCAGATCAGCATCGCCGAAGATGGTTCCGGCCGGTGGGCACTGAGGAATGAGTCCCGTGGATATTTCCTCGGTGGCACGCCCGATAAATTGGTTTGCACAGCAAAGACAGTCAGCAAAGGGGAATTCTGGTCTGTGCATCTTGCCGCTAGGCCTCAG GTTAATTTGCGGTCTGTTGGTCGGAAACGGTTTGCTCACCTGTCGGAAACTCAAGATGAGATTCATGTCGACGCCAACATTCCGTGGGGCGAAGACACGCTCTTCACATTGGAGTTCCGAGCAGACGAAGGAGGACGTTACGCACTGCATACTTGCAATAACAAGTATCTGAATTCTAATGGAAAGCTCGAGTCTCAATGCACTGAGGATTGCCTATTTAGTGCTGAATACCACAGCGGTCACCTGGCGCTGAGAGATCG CCATGGGTTGTACTTGTCACCAATTGGATCGAAGGCTGTGCTCAAATCTCGCTCTCAAACAGTTACCCGGGATGAGTTGTTCTCCCTGGAGGATTCCCTGCCACAGGCCTCCTTCATTGCAGCCCTCAACTCCAAATACGTCTCAGTGAAGCAAGGTGTCGATGTGACTGCAAATCAGGATGAAATTGGGGAGAATGAAACGTTCCAGTTGGAATTTGACTGGTCAGCCCATCGTTGGGCACTGAGGACAACCCAGGATCGGTACTGGTGCCTCTCAAACGGTGGTGGAATCCAAGCAACGGGCAATAGACGGTGTGCCGATGCTCTCTTTGAGCTCGTCTGGCATGGCGATGGGTCAGTCTCCTTCCGCTCCAACAATGGTCGATTCCTGGCCACAAAGCGCTCAGGCCACCTCTTCGCCACATCCGAGACAATTGAGGACATTGCCAAGTTCTACTTCTACCTAATCAACCGACCCATCCTCGTGCTAAAGTGCGAACAGGGCTTCGTCGGCTACCGGGCACAGAATAGCAATAAACTCGAATGCAATAAGGCCACATACGAGACAATCCTCGTGGAACGAGCAGAAAAGGGTATTGTCCACTTCAAGGGACACAATGGGAAATACTGGAGAATAGATGGAGATGGAATCACCGTGGATGCTGACACTCCAAAAGATGGATTCTACTTGGAACTTAGAGAACCAACAAGGATTTGCATCCG ATCTACCGACGGCAGGTACTTGGGCGCCACGAAAAATGGGACATTCAGAATAGTCGAAGGTGGATCAGATTCAGCCACGCAGTGGGAATACTAA
- the LOC129791082 gene encoding uncharacterized protein LOC129791082, with amino-acid sequence MRVLRMLKPSTSSCAIEENIIIYDPEAENSIQEEQLESSTQVHEKGIRTVYPKDRNLTVLVEQMTKKGADYKNLYNKLIASQFLEEIDQRRLTEIIGRDMVTKCGNYPTTTDKNNMGHALLKSFPYLAKKHLHPRTPAYNLWFDDHGSANGKKPAGRLQQWLENNARRLRQEEKKYTPRQSKIRKLTDSQNVAGEEYDDFEKRRALIQASKSVADIVDIYPNILGTNGEMIDNDFARLSDHDGKIENIKNYVFDVIFTSDDETLQFICGALVAFAYKRNSPTSAITIFKRNEILKPLVIFVDHEDFKEEAVNPKHPKYPMILSSKTDDMRAVCVDGFIVTLTSPSFLRCLDILFKLYFVLHIKFPPVLKHFLSFLNIYIYENKSMKPTATVAKIEQKLLKKNNE; translated from the exons ATGCGGGTCTTAAGAATGTTGAAACCATCTACTTCGTCATGTgctattgaagaaaatattatcatCTATGATCCTGaagcagaaaattcaattcaagaaGAACAGCTAGAATCTTCTACACAAGTTCATGAGAAAGGCATACGTACAGTGTATCCCAag GATCGCAACCTTACCGTTCTTGTGGAacaaatgacaaaaaaaggaGCTGATtataaaaatctatataataagcTAATTGCGTCCCAATTTCTGGAAGAGATTGATCAACGCAGATTGACTGAAATTATTGGTCGAGACATGGTGACAAAATGTGGAAA tTATCCGACAACAACAGACAAAAACAATATGGGTCATGCTCTCCTAAAATCATTTCCGTACTTGGCTAAAAAGCATCTTCATCCGCGAACACCGGCTTAC aaccTTTGGTTTGATGACCATGGATCTGCGAACGGAAAGAAACCTGCTGGTCGTCTCCAACAGTGGTTAGAGAACAATGCGAGGCGTTTgagacaagaagaaaaaaaatacacccCGCGCCAATCAAAAATTCGAAAGCTGACA gacTCACAAAATGTCGCAGGGGAAGAATATGACGATTTTGAAAAACGTCGGGCACTTATACAGGCGTCCAAATCTGTGGCAGACATTGTGGACATTTATCCCAATATTCTTGGGACAAACGGAGAAATG atcGATAATGATTTTGCTAGACTGTCAGATCATGAtggcaaaattgaaaatattaaaaattacgtCTTCGACGTAATTTTTACAAGTGATGACG AAACTCTTCAGTTCATATGTGGGGCCCTTGTGGCATTTGCTTACAAACGCAATTCACCAACAAGCGCAATTACAATCTTCAAGCggaatgaaatattgaaaccCCTCGTAATTTTTGTGGATCACGAGGACTTCAAGGAGGAGGCGGTGAATCCAAAACACCCCAAATACCCGATGATACTGTCTTCCAAGACAGATGATATGAGGGCGGTATGCGTCGACGGATTCATAGTGACATTGACGTCACCATCATTCTTGCGATGCCTGGACATACTATTTAAGCTCTACTTTGTTCTGCATATTAAGTTCCCTCCtgtattgaaacattttctgtCTTTTCTCAATATATACATTTATGAAAACAAAAGCATGAAACCAACTGCCACAGTGGCTAAAATCGAGcagaagcttttaaaaaagaataacgAGTAA
- the LOC129791080 gene encoding tubulin-specific chaperone D, whose translation MVQQIEELKDDDLPRNTLEWFTELPEVQEMIRNLVNIYKSSFEKAYETYSAILSRYQEQPHLLDPHLGDLVTELLRYIRENTDQELQHCTFKYLYQLSKVRTYKAFVKFLPHEISDLDVVLELLERQDTGNVENWESRYVLLLWLSILVLNPFHMSRLDAYSPEGGPTSGQRGSKMERIYRLCQVNCDSNDSCSEVAAFLSAKYLIRSDVKDSLLPKFIDWIIEGSQKDEEAIKIGQLRAISAILKHGKREDILPHTNRILQWVTGCNFKDSNDYLKHLYHVKIVKRLGLVFLKPQLARWRYQRGSRSIVANLERPAGQENTPVVDSFSGGDVQQPHEEIVVPDEIEDIIEELLQALRSSSSEVRWSAAKGIGRVTNRLPKSLGDEVVGTLIEVFNPLEPHEAWHGAALAMAELAKHGLLLLHRLSTMVPILIQALMYDEMKGYMSVGQHIRDAACYMSWAFARAYNPEDLQPFVQKIASALLVTTSFDREINCRRAASAAFQESVGRLGNFPHGIDILTRADFFSVGIRNNSYLVVSDYIAQFEEYTKPLIDHLIDRKVNHWDQAIRELTAKTLNKLTKHNPPYMRDEIIPKLFDLTDSMDVSTRHGSVLALGEIILALRTINPDLVTKEIVEKANGLIEKFTNREQFRGMSGEIMKPACTDFIRNCSHARIPATVGCLSTWQGIIDRCLTNKNAQIRESAIAALKPLCETYYAVPGREDANTGIIGSYLKGAENDLEENIRMGFLAALGALPKFMYMQNFEEILGVLLKQCLVPPTTGTTENPITAKWSEARCESVKALTNMTQTVGFEGEKSFGNPQILQRVFNCLLLALEEYTLDNRGDIGAWVREASMNGLFTVVTTCPQDILQPSVVHSIMTEFAQKAVEKIDRTRGLAGKLFCNLIHHNPSIPHIQEHERLKEIFPEDSNSVLWLFADHTFPLFCEMLAFPVYSPKILLGLSASIGQLSESLIKYSSASFFQFLKSHPDHVKRIGEEILMVFQENIHNERITCPLLNFLDLLIGSGTIDCLLIDPESTFPDRVFQQVSNEIAGQKKIYKLASSINVYCQLIQVPRLCPKILSKLMVFLGRPVVHVRKTAAIKLYEALIVHGDTAGIAEENMDEVLNLLSETNWGQDIAEIRPIRNELCRLCNVKPPVSVTKN comes from the exons ATGGTGCAGCAGATTGAGGAGTTAAAGGATGACGACCTTCCACGGAACACGCTTGAGTGGTTCACTGAACTTCCCGAAGTGCAGGAGATGATCCGGAATCTGGTGAATATCTACAAGAGTAGCTTCGAAAAGGCATACGAGACGTACTCTGCTATCTTGTCGCGATATCAGGAGCAGCCCCACCTCCTGGATCCCCATCTGGGAGACTTGGTGACGGAATTACTTCGGTACATTCGCGAGAATACCGATCAGGAGCTGCAGCACTGCACATTTAAGTATCTCTATCAGTTGTCCAAGGTGAGGACTTACAAGGCTTTCGTGAAGTTCCTCCCACATGAGATTAGCGACCTGGACGTTGTGCTGGAGCTCCTAGAGCGGCAGGACACTGGGAATGTTGAGAATTGGGAAAGCCGGTACGTCCTCTTGCTTTGGCTCTCAATTCTCGTCCTCAATCCCTTTCACATGAGTCGCTTGGATGCCTATTCACCCGAAGGTGGCCCAACGTCTGGCCAGAGAGGAAGCAAAATGGAGAGAATTTATAGGTTATGCCAAGTAAATTGCGATAGCAATGACTCATGCTCCGAAGTTGCGGCATTCCTATCGGCGAAATATTTGATCAGGAGTGATGTGAAGGATAGTTTGCTACCCAAATTCATCGATTGGATCATCGAGGGGAGCCAGAAGGATGAGGAAGCGATCAAAATTGGCCAACTACGGGCTATTTCGGCGATTCTGAAGCATGGCAAGAGGGAAGATATCCTCCCACATACAAATAGAATCCTCCAGTGGGTGACTGGGTGCAATTTCAAGGACTCCAACGACTACCTGAAGCACCTGTATCACGTGAAGATTGTCAAGAGGCTGGGATTGGTATTCCTGAAGCCACAGCTAGCACGCTGGCGCTACCAGAGGGGATCTCGGTCGATTGTGGCGAACTTGGAACGTCCGGCGGGGCAAGAAAATACCCCAGTTGTAGATTCTTTCTCTGGTGGGGATGTTCAACAACCACATGAAGAGATTGTTGTGCCGGATGAGATTGAGGACATCATTGAGGAACTTTTGCAGGCACTACGGAGCAGTAGTAGCGAAGTTCGGTGGTCAGCAGCTAAGGGAATCGGCAGAGTAACAAACAGACTGCCTAAATCACTGGGGGATGAAGTTGTGGGCACACTCATTGAGGTCTTTAACCCCCTTGAGCCCCATGAAGCATGGCACGGAGCTGCACTGGCCATGGCGGAATTGGCAAAACACGGACTCCTCCTGCTTCATCGTCTCTCCACAATGGTTCCCATCCTCATTCAAGCCCTAATGTACGATGAAATGAAGGGCTACATGTCCGTGGGGCAGCACATCCGGGATGCTGCGTGCTACATGAGTTGGGCCTTTGCACGTGCTTATAACCCAGAAGATCTCCAACCATTCGTCCAGAAGATTGCATCAGCTCTCCTGGTTACAACATCCTTTGACAGAGAGATTAATTGCCGTCGTGCTGCCTCTGCGGCATTTCAGGAGAGCGTTGGGAGGCTGGGAAACTTCCCTCATGGCATAGATATCCTCACCCGGGCGGATTTCTTCTCAGTCGGCATCCGGAACAATTCCTACCTCGTTGTCAGTGACTACATTGCGCAATTTGAGGAGTACACCAAGCCCCTGATTGATCATCTCATCGACAGGAAGGTTAATCACTGGGATCAGGCAATCCGGGAGCTAACTGCAAAAACTCTCAACAAGCTCACAAAGCACAATCCTCCATACATGAGGGATGAAATCATTCCGAAACTCTTTGATCTCACAGACTCAATGGATGTCTCCACACGACATGGAAGTGTTCTCGCGCTTGGAGAGATAATTCTCGCACTCAGGACGATTAATCCGGATCTCGTGACGAAGGAGATTGTCGAGAAGGCGAATGGATTGATTGAGAAGTTCACAAATCGCGAGCAATTCCGTGGAATGAGTGGGGAGATTATGAAGCCAGCTTGTACGGATTTCATCCGGAATTGCAGCCACGCCAGGATTCCTGCAACAGTTGGCTGCTTATCAACATGGCAGGGAATTATCGATAGATGCTTGACGaataaaaatgcacaaatCCGGGAATCTGCAATTGCTGCCCTTAAGCCTCTCTGTGAGACTTACTACGCAGTTCCTGGGAGGGAAGACGCCAATACTGGGATTATTGGGAGCTACCTTAAAGGGGCAGAGAATGATCTCGAAGAGAACATCCGGATGGGCTTCCTGGCAGCACTGGGAGCTCTTCCGAAATTCATGTATATGCAGAATTTCGAAGAGATTCTTGGAGTTTTATTGAAGCAGTGCCTTGTCCCTCCAACTACAGGCACAACGGAAAATCCCATCACTGCCAAATGGTCAGAAGCTCGTTGTGAAAGTGTCAAGGCTCTCACAAATATGACTCAGACGGTGGGATTTGAGGGGGAGAAGAGCTTTGGGAATCCCCAAATCCTACAGAGAGTCTTCAACTGCCTCCTGCTGGCCCTCGAGGAGTACACGCTGGACAATCGTGGAGACATTGGAGCGTGGGTGAGGGAAGCCAGTATGAATGGTCTCTTCACGGTGGTCACCACCTGTCCGCAGGATATCCTCCAGCCTAGTGTGGTTCACAGCATCATGACGGAATTCGCCCAGAAAGCTGTGGAGAAAATTGACAGAACTCGTGGCCTGGCGGGGAAGCTCTTTTGCAATCTCATCCACCACAATCCATCCATTCCGCACATTCAGGAGCACGAAAGattgaaagaaatcttcccGGAGGATAGCAATAGTGTCCTCTGGCTCTTTGCTGATCACACTTTCCCGCTTTTCTGCGAAATGCTCGCATTTCCCGTCTACTCCCCGAAGATTCTCCTGGGATTATCTGCCAGTATTGGGCAGCTTTCTGAGTCTCTG ATTAAATATTCATCAGCATCATTCTTTCAATTCCTTAAATCTCATCCGGATCATGTGAAGCGGATTGGCGAGGAGATTCTCATGGTTTTCCAGGAGAACATTCACAATGAGCGCATTACGTGTCCACTGCTGAATTTCTTGGATCTCCTTATTGGTTCGGGGACAATTGATTGCCTTCTGATTGATCCGGAATCCACATTCCCGGATCGGGTGTTCCAGCAGGTTAGCAATGAAATTGCGGGACAGAAGAAGATCTATAAGCTCGCCTCCAGCATTAATGTCTACTGTCAACTCATACAAGTTCCACGGCTGTGCCCGAAGATCCTGTCCAAGTTGATGGTCTTCCTGGGGCGTCCTGTTGTGCACGTGCGGAAGACAGCAGCGATAAAACTCTACGAAGCACTCATTGTGCACGGTGACACGGCGGGAATTGCAGAGGAGAATATGGATGAGGTGCTGAATTTGCTGTCGGAAACTAATTGGGGACAGGATATTGCGGAAATTCGTCCCATCCGGAATGAGTTGTGTCGCCTCTGCAATGTAAAGCCACCAGTAAGTGTGACGAAGAACTAA